One Malania oleifera isolate guangnan ecotype guangnan chromosome 9, ASM2987363v1, whole genome shotgun sequence DNA segment encodes these proteins:
- the LOC131163547 gene encoding transcription factor MYB8-like, whose amino-acid sequence MGRKPCCAKVGLNRGAWSTQEDQILINYIKAYGVGNWRTLPQKAGLKRCGKSCRLRWINYLNPEIKRGNISAEEEDLIIRLHSLLGNRWALIAGRLPGRTDNEIKNYWNTTLSKKLRVRRQPTPRPSSPIKSPTNNIINPVSKQPKPATVAVAPPGAGDLPPSGKLAADFVVSDGGQSSVSSTPVGEDIDDDRDSLDFDHLDVDVFDFDVEALLMPPDFNAFSSFSSYFPKTHDCSSGDEMMTMMMTAMEDKNRHHWRHHGDHPLPHYHDDADHPLEQELRKVVSFLDLE is encoded by the exons atgGGAAGGAAGCCATGCTGTGCGAAGGTGGGACTCAACAGAGGAGCATGGTCGACTCAGGAAGATCAAATCCTCATCAACTATATCAAAGCCTATGGCGTTGGCAATTGGCGAACCCTTCCTCAAAAAGCAG ggTTGAAGAGATGTGGGAAGAGTTGCAGGCTGCGGTGGATTAATTATTTGAATCCGGAGATTAAGAGAGGAAATATTTCTGCAGAAGAAGAAGACCTCATCATTAGACTACACTCTCTTCTTGGCAACAG GTGGGCTTTAATAGCAGGAAGGCTTCCGGGGAGAACAGACAACGAAATCAAAAACTATTGGAACACAACACTGTCCAAGAAGCTGCGCGTGCGCCGGCAACCCACTCCTCGCCCTTCCTCACCAATTAAATCTCCTACCAATAATATCATTAATCCTGTATCCAAACAGCCGAAACCTGCTACCGTTGCAGTTGCACCACCCGGCGCCGGCGACCTTCCTCCTTCAGGAAAACTTGCAGCAGATTTCGTCGTCTCCGATGGCGGCCAGAGCTCCGTTTCTTCAACTCCTGTCGGCGAAGATATCGACGACGATCGCGACTCGTTGGATTTTGATCACCTGGACGTCGATGTCTTTGACTTCGACGTGGAAGCTCTACTCATGCCGCCGGATTTTAATGCTTTCAGCTCATTCTCATCATATTTTCCGAAAACCCACGACTGCAGCAGCGGCGATGagatgatgacgatgatgatgacGGCGATGGAGGATAAAAATCGTCACCATTGGCGTCATCATGGCGATCACCCTCTTCCACATTATCATGATGATGCTGATCATCCTTTAGAACAGGAGCTGAGGAAGGTGGTTTCGTTTCTAGATTTAGAATAA